CAACGCTAGTACCGAGCGCCTCTCTAACATGTTGCACCGTTGTAGGGCTGATATACATGGAGGCATTAGCGCTCGGTGCAGCTATAGGCCCGTCAAATGCTCTCAGTAGAGCAAGTGCAACTGGGTGACGTGGAACTCTAAGCGCTACTGTGTCTCCACCAGCACGCACCTCTCTAGCGATAGATGCGCCCGCAGGGAGCACGATAGATAACGGCCCGGGCCAAAAGGGAGCTAATTTTTCAAGACGGCTCTCTGCAAGCTTGCGATCAAAGGAGCGTGAGAGATCCGCATAACGAGCAAGATCATTAAACGAGGAGATATGCACAATAAGTGGATTTGAGGAGGGGCGCCCCTTTACCTCAAAGATGCGGCGCACTGCGCTAGAATTTGTGGCGTCAGCGCCGAGTCCGTAGACGGTCTCGGTTGGAAAGGCAACCAGCCCGCCAGAGCGAAGGGTAGCTACAGCTTCTGCAAGTTTTAAAGGGTCTATAGTAGTAGTCATACGGTACGCTCTTGATTATAGGGTTCTTTGGAATAGGGGGCTACCCTACTACCCCTACCACCACCCTGC
The Pseudomonadota bacterium genome window above contains:
- a CDS encoding L-threonylcarbamoyladenylate synthase, which produces MTTTIDPLKLAEAVATLRSGGLVAFPTETVYGLGADATNSSAVRRIFEVKGRPSSNPLIVHISSFNDLARYADLSRSFDRKLAESRLEKLAPFWPGPLSIVLPAGASIAREVRAGGDTVALRVPRHPVALALLRAFDGPIAAPSANASMYISPTTVQHVREALGTSVDCIIDGGACEVGLESTVLSLLELTPRVLRPGAITREQIAATLGCTVGGPIAASNAPLQSPGLMAKHYAPHTPVMLKSALRRDTKLPKKVGAILFSPQSLAFSPSHTTVLSPGGELKTIAANLFQALREHDQLALDLIIVDTCEPIGLGEAIMDRLLRASHR